The sequence CCTAtcataatgcttattaccacaaagcagggctcaagttttatttttggtGGCATCACCTATATGGTTCTAGAGTTAAGCTgatttataaatggaaaaattactggattttttgtttctgttgtctaacttaagtttgcctcgaCTAAATGTTGTCACATAAAAcgtatacacaatgcttattatcaCAAAAATCAGATCAGTTTGCCCCAAAAACACATTCACACCCAATCACATTTAACAcctttcactttcgcacccAACTTTTTGCACCCAAAGTCTGTTCACACTCTACACTTTCACACCCTTTTTATTGGTTTTGTAATAATTGGTAATCAAGTGTTGGTaggtgataaaaaaaaaatttcattgtttcaaaataaagtgagattcCTACAACGTTTTAGTGTCACTGTGTTTGAtgaatcttaatcatgttttggttagtttattgctataattttatattgtttcaaaatgatgttttgatttaaaatcttaaattatgttttgccACCATTTGTAAGAGTAttgccattaatttttttttcattgtgtcAAAATGAAGTAACAAGAgctgttaaattcaattatctatcgtgtttttcatttaaagtctTTAATGTTTTACGCATACAAAGCTAATAGTATATTACATAAAAGCAActtaaaacaacaataatgatttagctgtgtataaatataaattagcAGTAATCATACATCAGtaagaatttaataaaaaaacaccaaattgataaaaaaaacaaaacagttcatataataatagAGTGCAAAAACATGTAGGGTGTGAACAGACCTTAGGAGCGACAGTGTTTTGGTTGGGAACAGACctaatacaaaatttatgaagCGTCACTCTACAGTTCCTGAGTTATGTcactttaaaactttatatgCAAGAGAGAGCATCATGTATGTACAatggacacattcccaattttttattttaatgttttttaatcttgattaaaactttttacTTTATATGGCCATAGAAAAAATTGACTCGGTTCGACCTCTTAACAATGTATACACTCAGTAAGCGACCTGTCTCCTCTTGTCAGTAATACAGATCTTATTTTCTGACTGCAACCAATGTAAGTGAACCTGTTTAGTCCATTGTccttaatttctttattttcttatttcaaaaacaGCATAACCTTCTCATTTGTTGACCAATTTTCTCTAAATAAATTACAATCCAACCATTTTTTGGAACCAGATGCTGTTGATTGCTTCCACTTCCTGACATAATTTATCTAGTaaagattttttcaaaatctaattcTTACCTGAAGGAGATGTTTGAAGCTCTTTATTTGATGTTGTAGATTATTAAGAATGTTATATGTAAACATGTAACTTATTATATTTGTAacttacatgttttatattaattcaGGACGGACAAGACAGAAAATCAAACAACTTCAGATGCTCCTAACAAATTCACTGAATTAGATCCAGAAGGATGGAATGAAAGATGGAAAAACAGGAATATTGCTTTTCACAAGGACCATATTAATCCGTAagatttattattaatataggttatacaaaaacatgtaaaatcacTGAAGTTTATGCATCGTCATAACcacatgttattattttatatgtatagtTTTATGTGCTGGTTGAAGTTGCTCTTATTATTCTGTCATTTTCTATAGCTATTCTAAATGTTCCATTAATAAATTTGGATGTGACTGTGAATGGACACAACATACCGGTACCTGATCTAGTTAAACTCTCTGTTTAAACATTGTTGATGCACAGATGATCATAACACTGTTGATTACACTTATAGATAGATCTATTTGAAACAACTAATATTTGGATAAATTGTTTTGGAAAAGTAATATGAAAAAACAGCttcaatacacaaaaaatgatttgaagGGTCTTGACATCACaatagttataaaataaatctaataaacaatgaaatgaCATGTTGAAGgtaaacattaaacaaaatacatattttgcTTCATATTCAGATAACATGAATATATTCTcgttataaaatgtataaaacaggAGTCACCAAATCACCACAACAGACCACAGCAAACACAAATACAGGGTACCCCCCACCCCCTAAAAAACAGACAAGCAAACACAAATACAGGGTTCCATCCCCCTCAAAAAAACAGACAggcaaacaaaatatgtttaagataACTTGACTTGGTGAAGGCACAATCAATATGATATGGGGTTAAGACCAGTTTCACATGGTCACAAACCAGCTTCcctttactgttttttttcatgtttgaatggttttatactagtcaatttttgggccttttatatcaTGCTGTTCTGTGTGAGTCAGGACTCTGTGCTGATGAtcgtactttgacctgtaagggtttacttttacaaatttttactctgatggaaagttgtctcattggcactcataccacatcttcttcaataatacttatatatatatatagagagagagagagaaatgACAAACTTGGTTTAAAGATAAAAGACTGTAACACCGTTGTTTGAGGTCATCAACTGGTTACTTGAAGGTTCGATGTAAACTGGTTTCATGGAATTAGTTCCCCTTGTGCAAATGTAACATACACATCTATgttttcatgtcaacacagagtATAATAATGGAATCAGTAATAAGTGGCTTTATTTTTTCTGATCAGGGATATATTGTTCTATCTTTTAGTCTTGaatgtattatcatgattattaacaTCACATACATCATTTagtattttcaatttgattgtaGGATGCTTGAAAAACATGTGAAAAGACTGGCCAACAACagagaaaatataaagatttttattCCTTTGTGCGGCAAATCATTGGATATCAAATGGTAAATTGTTTTGACTTGTAGCTGGAGTATTTTTTTTGAGGTGTCATCTGTGAAAATGTCATACTTGTTTCATTGATAAGTTATTTACAGGTGTATTTTTTTTCCCTATCAAGAAATTTAATGATATCTActgaattgtattttatgttggtataattcttttatgatcaaaaataaatatttacagtttttacttgaaaacaattattttgaaattaaatggaaaatagttttacaaatgttataacatgttttggatttattcATAAATGTAAGGAAGGTTgagatttatagataatcgccaaatcatatttcttattttataacaGAAACCAATGCATACACTGAATCTAAGGCTGGAATATTTGTAACTTATATACTTCACCTTCATTGTAACAGGTTAGCAGATCAAGGCCATACAATTGTTGGAGTTGATTGTGCAGAAATGGCCTTTAAAGAATTCTTTGAGGAACATTCTCTGGAACATACAGTAGAACCAGTGGAGAACCTTTCAGGAAAAGTTTACACTGTAGGTGACTAATTAATTCTATGTTTTAATGTGGGTTTGATATACTTTCTCCCTAACCTTTCAATGATGCAACTAATACAGatttaaaattcaatcaaaaacaaataggtCAACCAGATTAAACTGCATACTTATTGTGCAACTGCATACTTATTGTGCAACTGCATACTTATTGTGCAACTGCATACACAatggtaaataataaatataaactcaGTGGGAAAACTGGTAATTTGAAAACCATAGAAAAGTATCACTACTTGTggtcaggatttttttttgaatttttactttgcTTACTTAGGTTACCATAACTGACATGATATTATTTTGAAACCCATGCataaattcttataaaatataaaaaaaataaggagatgcaTGACCTAAATCAGAtgtcttttaaattgtttgatttgaaatatatttttaaattattccaagaaaaatgtataattaaaattgagaaaggaaatagggaatgtgtcaaagcgaaaactacccaaccatagagcagacaacaataTAATTGCATGTTGCAcactatttttttgaaaaactgaagattttattgcatatttattgaaaaaaaggaaaaactatATTTTGGATGTTCCATACTAGTCCATGATGTTATCTTGATTTTCTGGCATTAAATGTTTGATCATCAGTGCATCAGTAACTTGATATTAAGGAAGATCGctactcagtttcaaagtaacaAGCATTTcacaaaactaaaatatattgataaaattctCATAAAGAAACCAATtatcgaaaaataaatataggtCTGTGTGATTGTTTTCAAGATATAAGCCATTGTAATTTTGGTGAAAACTGTTCTctctttattttaagttttatcattgacaagtttaagttctcaaaaactattaaaaaataacaaagattttaTTAGACTTTTACAGATGACTTGTAATTATATATGTGAAAgattcataaaaagaaaaatggcaGTTATTGGGCAAAATTTTTGAAAGCATTTTAATgtataaaaccagaggattccaaaAAATCTGATGGAAATTCCCAAATATGACAAACGAACATCCTTAAAGGGATAAGTTAATCTTTGATACATTTTATAGTTGTTTGTATATTTCCTGAACTTTGATCTTGTTTTGTATGAGACATTGATGTGTATCTATCATATGTAATGACATTACATGCTATGTACTATTGGTTCTATGTCAAAATAAGGAAAAATGTGTTTAACAAATTGTGCATGTTCATCTGAATAAATACAGTGTAACTGAGTTactcataaaatatattaattagtattgttgaatattttcaGACCAAGGACAAAAAGATAATGTTATACTGTTGTGATTTTTACAAGTTCAGTAGGTAGGTATACTCTTTTAAACAAGTAAGATAACACTTTTATTATCCTGTTTATCTTTATAATTAGATGTTCATGTACATACATATGAATAGGATAATAAACAATTGTTTGCATCTGTTCTATTTCAGAAATCTGATGTTCGATGTTTGGCATCTGTTTCatgagtgtttctcgtttctcgttttttgtaTAGATTTGAACATTGGTTTTcctatttgaataattttaaactaGTTATTTGTTAGGCCTTTTATAGATTGCTGTTCTGTATGATCctaggcttcgtgttgaagaccCTACCTTGGTTATAGAGTCATCTCATTGgcacatcttcctatacctatTTAAAGCTCTATTGAACTATTATCTGCTCACTGAAGAATACATTcatacatgaaaaataaatgttgtatacacacatgtattatttttatttactttttatatataattgacaGAAGAAGATTGGAAACTAGCACAATGATAGTTAGTTTGTTGAGCTCTTTTGCCAATGAGGAACACATTGCAGGAGCCAGCTGATATTCAGCAATTCAATACAAAAACCCTGATAATCTACACAAATTAAACCAATATATGAAATCACAAATTAAGCAATATGTGAAAACACAAATTAGCCAGTATGtgaaaatacaaattaacaaGTATGTGAAAACACAAATTAGCCAGTATGTGAAAATACAAATTAACCAGTATGTGAAAACACAAATTAGCCAGTAtgtaaaaacacaaattaagcAGTATGTGAAAACACAAATTAAGCAGTATGTGAAAACTCAAATTAACCAGTATGTGAAAACACAAATTAACCAGTATGTGAAAACACAAATTTGCCAGTATGTGAAAATACAAATTATCCAGTATGTGAAAACACAAATTAACCAGTATGTGAAAACACAAATTAACCAGTATGTGAAAACACAAATTATCTAgtatatttagtaaaaaaaaaaatctatatgaaAACACTTATTAACTAATATGTTAAAACCCTCAAAGAATAGATTTACATgcctaaatatatttttcatttacagaGAGACAGCAGGACAATTCAACGGCATTTGGGATCGTGGTTCTTTAGTAGCGATTAATCGACAAGACAGACAAAAGTAAGTATTATTATTTTGGGTTTCAAGATAGTGTCTGTACATAATTGAATATGATCTAGttatgttatgaagtttttAAAATCCTGATTCTACTGTACagaacaaaaaatgaaagttgttctactatttaaaataacaaggcATTTTTTAATagaacataataaaaaatacattgcaACAACTTTTCTGAGCCCTTTAGCTTTCACTTTATGAACAATGTTTTGGGTGTAAAATATCTTCATTATTACCGGTACATGTACTTTGagtgaaatacaaatataaggttGATGATTATAAATTTTGTGGATGtgcatataatatttttatgaaaattaaggaaaacttaATGAAGACTAGACTACTTGATAATAAAGTTTGTCTGCAAcattcctttgttttttttaaatactaaaaatTTGCCAAAATTTCTCAAAATTGCAGTATTGGGCTATCTTTAGAGTTAAAACGATTATAGTTTGAAGACCTGTAAACAAAACACTCATAATATTGTTGAAACATAAAAGTACACAATTGGATGTGATATTAGTATTATGAATTTAAGTAAAGAATGTAACAGTTTAAAACATTGCATCTCCATCATACTTAACTTTTACAGATATTCCACATTGATGAAATCCCTGATGGCACCAGATTGTCAATACTTGTTAGATACCTAtgattacaatgaaaatttATGGCCAGGTAAGATATCTATTTTTATAGTCAAGCAGGGGAAAGGAATTAAAGTATTATCATAATTTAGAACATTAATAAGCCATACATGTTTTAATCaggggagacaactctttacaggataaaaaatattcattttcctGTTgtaaacaggtttttttttttgtacaaatgcTTATTGCAGGAATTGCTGTATCAAatagtttcattttcaaaaaattacctTTGTTAATGATATGCAAAGGAAATTTAGTTGGAATTTGACAGGgaaagtaaaaatgtatattttcagtAACAGTCaatataagcatgataagagtGATTAATTGTTGGTGTTGGACACAACTGTTagctattttaattattttgaggGGGCAAGTTTCCCTTTTTGCCAGAGGAACCTGAGAGCCTAGAAGAACTGAACAATTAAgattgaaatcaaacaaacctGCCACATAGAGGGATCAAACTCACACTCAGTGTGGACAGGCTAGTTATACAATAGATGAAAGGAAATACTTACAGGTACACCACTCTGCTACAGCTGCCCCAAATATAAGAgtgatttgatttgataaatGATTTTCTGTTTTAGGACCACCACACTATGTATCTGTAGAACAGATTCAGTCTTTATATGGTatgtgtataaattataatcttagtaaagcaaacaaaaaacaatatattcttTGAAATTCAAGACATAAGTCAGGGGTAACACCATATAGTATTAGATCACCTACACTTATCTTCATGTTTTGAAGTCAAGATTGACAACATCTTCAGTAACAAAGATGTTATATTTAAAGCTCAGTATTATTTTTAGTGGCCAACATTTgcaatcttaattttttttttcaagtttcttTGCTTTTCAACTATtactcaaaaaaaaaattcagtatCAGTGACCATatattttggatttttataACCTCTTAAAGAGATCCAGACAACTTcacattatattatttttttttatttaagatctGTCTTAAGGCAGAATGCTATCTTTAAAAAGTCAGCAAATAAATGtagatagaatcatattcaaaacagtgtggctgtggtcgttacagacaagcAGTCACCTAAtttgtcccagtcaatgggataatttaggtcgtcaatcaatggacgcaaccacactgttttgaatatgattctattattgcattttttatttcacttagGCTCAACAGAAGAATGTTATTTTAGcctttattcagtcattttctTGACTTTAATGTTTTTCCATTTTTCCgaaaatatgttttgtgttacttattttaaagaaactataagtattttcaattaaaaacttGTAACTTTTTTAACCAAAACTCATTCTACAACGTTACGTTTTACAATGTTCCCACCTTCCAAACACCATATTCAGTACTAATGATACACACAGCTTAGACAATATATACAGAGCAGCAAGAGCACCTGTTGTGAGGGATCTTAAAAGTTGGACTGTATGAGGCTTTAATATAATAGTTCTAGTGATTTTAAACAAGTGTATATCACACATGAAagttttgatttcaatattCCGTCATGCATTACAGAATCACGTGAATTAAAACCAGACACTAGGAtgtaaatgattgaaataatgatgttcaatttttaaaagtcagGAATTATAGAAATTAGGATTTTATATGATAAAGACTCAGTTCTCGTAATATAAAATTGTAGGAGATACTTGTAATATAGAGGATGTAGATACTGTAGATGCTATGGCAGAGAGACACAAGGAAAGGGGATTAGATTACATCAATGAACGATTACATGTCATTACTGTGAAGAAATAATGATATCAAGGACATTATTTACTCAGATGATTGCATTTAATATCCAGACCAATACAAAGATACTTGAACTCACTAATGTGAAACAACAACTAACAAGTTGTAGTGGAGATTCAGTGTGTATATATAACAACTTGTAGACACAGTTGATATCAAGTTTGCttgatgaaaatattaaaaaatgcagTTATTTAGATTATTTTGAATTGCAAGGATAAAGCTTTTTATAACACTTGCATTATTCAGAATAACAAAatctgctttttatttttaaaaactactTAAACAGGGGATCAATAACGGTGCTTGCATATTGATTGTGA is a genomic window of Mytilus trossulus isolate FHL-02 chromosome 1, PNRI_Mtr1.1.1.hap1, whole genome shotgun sequence containing:
- the LOC134686484 gene encoding probable thiopurine S-methyltransferase isoform X1 yields the protein MHLRRFSSFKKLLSLKFPQSLPMLQLAQIKAYHWTDKTENQTTSDAPNKFTELDPEGWNERWKNRNIAFHKDHINPMLEKHVKRLANNRENIKIFIPLCGKSLDIKWLADQGHTIVGVDCAEMAFKEFFEEHSLEHTVEPVENLSGKVYTTKDKKIMLYCCDFYKFSRETAGQFNGIWDRGSLVAINRQDRQKYSTLMKSLMAPDCQYLLDTYDYNENLWPGPPHYVSVEQIQSLYGDTCNIEDVDTVDAMAERHKERGLDYINERLHVITVKK
- the LOC134686484 gene encoding probable thiopurine S-methyltransferase isoform X2; amino-acid sequence: MTDKTENQTTSDAPNKFTELDPEGWNERWKNRNIAFHKDHINPMLEKHVKRLANNRENIKIFIPLCGKSLDIKWLADQGHTIVGVDCAEMAFKEFFEEHSLEHTVEPVENLSGKVYTTKDKKIMLYCCDFYKFSRETAGQFNGIWDRGSLVAINRQDRQKYSTLMKSLMAPDCQYLLDTYDYNENLWPGPPHYVSVEQIQSLYGDTCNIEDVDTVDAMAERHKERGLDYINERLHVITVKK